The sequence below is a genomic window from Gossypium hirsutum isolate 1008001.06 chromosome A11, Gossypium_hirsutum_v2.1, whole genome shotgun sequence.
GCTACCTCTCCTCCGGAAAAAGAAACGACTCCTGTTACCTTTCCTCCGGAAAAGGTAACGACTTCTTCGACCTCTCCTCTGGAAAAAGTAACAACTCCTGCTACTGCTACCTCTCCTCCGGAAAAAGTAACGACTCCTGCTACTGCCACCTCTCCTCCGGCAAAAGAAACGACTCCTGCTACCTCTCCTCCGGCAAAAGAAACGACTCCTGCTACCTCTCCTTTGGAAAAAGTAACGACTTCTGAAAAAGTAAACAatttgccttgtaccaaacataTATACCTAAAAGTATAGAAATGAATAAACACATAATTGGTAAAACCTTTGTTTTTATTGTAGAAATCTCCGGTTTCCGAATTTCTCAATCGTCTCTCTCCTATAATGCCATCCAGAGCGAGAGCATCACTGCGTAATCAAAGGCTTTCTGAGTTCAGTTTTACATCGATTTCTTCATTGGTTAACTCACCCCCTCTAAATGCACACCaacgaccaatatgcttaagcTTCGTTGaaaggtgttttttttttcactgaTAATATTTTTGGAAAGTCAACTAATCACTTTGCTCATAACTAAAGATTGTTTTGTCTATGCTGATAGAGATGAAATTGGTGGGTCAAGTTCAAATGGTCACAACCAAGACGATTCTATGATAAAAAATGGTGAATACTGGGCTCCACATGGTGAAACACGTGGTGCTTGTTTCAATACTTCAGAAGTGACGACTGAAAAAACTAAGGATAACGCAAATGATGGCGTGGTTGAGATTTCCGGTGATGAAAGGTGGCGTAGGATGTTGGATTTTTCAAATGGTCACAACCAAGGCGATTCTATGATAAAAAATGGTGAATACTGGGCTCCACATGATGAAACACGTGGTGCTTGTTTCAATGCTTCAGAAGTGACGACTGAAAAAACTAAGGATAACGCAAATGATGGCGTGGTTGAGATTTCCGGTGATGAAAGGTGGTGTAGGATGTTGGATTTTTCATCTAAAAACATCCCGGAACATGTTGAATCTGATGAATTTTTGGAACACGTGAGTCAAGGTTTCGATTCTCAGCCCACTTTCCTTGGTGGAAACCAGGGCATGTCGATTCCGCTCCCATCttatattctaccattaaaccaTCATCCTTTCATTTCACCAGCTGGGGGAGTCGTACCATTAAACCATCATCCCTTCATTTCACCAGCTGGGAGAGTCAGTGATCATGTTGATAGTGATCACCAGGGAGGTCGTGTACCAGAAAAAATGGAGGATTCTCAGGAAATGTCCTTTCTTCACCTGCTTAGAAGTAAACAATTTGCTGACAGGGTTGACCAACAATCCAAATCCCAAGTTAGCTCAAAAGGGGAGAGGCAAGTTTACATAATATTTTTACTTGAATGATTTTCACATTGCTTTTTAGCTGTGGGATTTGTTGAATTCAGGAATAAAGAAACATTCCCAGTGAAGATTCCAGCCTGGAAACACTGCAACTGCATAAGATCCAGATGTGTGAAACTGTGAGTTCACATGCTAGATAGAACATTTCACTTGAGTgctatgttacttggactcagTTTAAGCATATACCCAAGATCGGTATGTTTAGTTTTCTTCATGTATTTAGAAGAAGTTTGGAACATCATACCCCCAACGTCCAGAGGTTgctgaaaaaagaaaagagtttagAGTACATCTGTTGAGTTTTGTTGTTTATTGTGATTGGCAGTTATTGTGAGTGCTTTGCAGCAGGGATTTACTGCGATAATTGTGCATGCCAGAACTGTTTGAACAATCCAGATTATGACGATACTGTTCTTGATACTCGACAACAAATTGAATTGCGTGACCCTCTTGCATTTGCTTCACCTGTTGTTTTCCCATCCAATGATTCTCCTAATGTTACTGTAATTATAACTTCTATAATCTTACACCTTTTTCCCTTTAAATTTGTGTTATCCCGTAAGTGTTTGACATGAGAAACTATGCGCCAGGGTCATGGAAACTTGATGAACGCTGGATCACCCAGGCACAGAAGGGGATGCAAATGCAAGAGGACAAAATGCCTAAAAAAGTACTGCGATTGCTATCGAGTATGTTTTAACTTTGTAGCTCCATGTTACTTATGTTGCTCCCAATTTCTCTTTTTTTCAAGTACTTATATTCGAGATCCATGTGTAATATACACCTTGACATAGATATGTTATATGACTCACTAAGTATATGAAAAAGAACTCTTTAAAATATTGAACAAATCGGTGTTAGACATAAAACCGACAACGCTCAGTTTGTGTTTAATAAATGATTGTAATTACCTCTAATCAATCCAACTACACAaatattcttcatttatttttaggCTGAAGTCGGATGCTCTGCCATATGCAACTGTGAGGATTGTGACAATTCTTTTGGCAAGAAGCCAGGTAATTTCTAAACTTGAAAATGATTGAACATATCTATAATGGACACATTTCTGGATCCTAAGGTTGAAACCAGGAATTTTTTTGAGATGAAGATTTAGTCACACATTTTTGTTtgagctaaaatgtaatttcataattACATTAGTTTATATTTTCATACTTCTtagaatgattaaatcaaaatttcattattGAGGGTCAAACTATAATTTGACCATGcattaacatataattttatagattttgggattTAAAGAATAATTATCCCATTTTTGTGGGTGGGGGGAGCAGTGCCCCTGCCTCCCCTCCCTTCTCTTGTGCTGAATCCGATGCTCACACCCGATCATTAGTAACAAGGACCATTAAGTACTTATTTTTCCTGATCTGAATGATGAATGCTTAAACCCTTGCTGTGAATGCTTACATACAAGTATTATATACCCAATTATTAGTGACTAACTAACTTCACCAGGGAGATACAAAATCAATGTTCCGCTCTCATGAGATGTTGAATACAACGCAAGTTATGTCTGACAGCACCTTGGTCGGGACTCCAAATCCATTTTCATCAGTGTGGGAAAAACTTGCTGATAAGATCCATCTTACCGTATCAGCCCATCCTCATTCAAGAGCACATGAAATGAGTGACTGTCAAAATGTCTCACAGGCTGAATCAGAAAAGGGAACTAACCTTCATTCTCCTCTTCCTTGAGTCCTAAGCAACCATGGCGGAGTAAGGAGATTGATATCTGTTAGATCATGGTAGATAGTTTTCTTGACTACTTCATGGAAACTTCCAACCCCATCAAAACAGTGAAATCTGGCTCGGGTTTGGGGCTCTATAATGATGAATGACTTTGGTTTAATTTTGTCCGTTGTGCCTAATAAAATTGGTGAATGCATATCCCTCCAATTATATTATCTCCATATTTTTCCTTTACATGAACGGAGGCTCCGATGCATATGACCTTTGTgtttgtgtgtattttgatgttgtAAGTGCCATCCGTTTTGCGTTTATGTCTCACTTTTGCACTTTAATTTTGACGTAAACTCATTTTTCTAAAGGGACATTTAGTACGGTTTTAGTTTCATTTGTTATAAGAGAGGGATTTAAGCTCATTATATAGGAATGTTGGGATAGCACTTTTCTTAGCTGTATTCATGCTTACCTTTCTCCAACATTGTGGGCTAAATATATAGCGAGTGCTCTTGTAGGATAAAGCATTTCACATCTCTATATTTTGGGGCTCTTtgcttatttactaatttaaaaatctaatttgcCTAAACCCTGATCGGATTTCTAAATTGGACTATTTTTGAGGGTTCAGATGACTTAATTGAGTCATTACTTTTGCATTTTAGCATTGCATGAATTTTGTTAAAAGAGGGCTATAGTGGGAAGGTAGTTTGGTCACATTTGAAAGGTTCTCATTGTCCCAATTTTTGCATCAAAATATATTCTGATTATATTACAACTTAAATATTATCATAGTTAGTGACTTCTGCTTTTAATGGTCATTGGTGACCATTTTAAAACAGCAAAGGCAATTGCCTTAGAGAGATGTGGACATGTTGGAGCCTAATCTCATTGAAGGAAAAGTTTGAGTTTGCTATCTGATTCGCAAAGAGGAAAATTTGTTTAGAAAATATTTGTATGTTTTGCTTCTCCATTCTTTTTCTTAACTTTTTTGCAgtttaaaacaataaaagaatatttaaattaATCATCTTGTTATACACCGTGATGTGAAGAGTACTAATATCCTGTTAGATCAGAATTGGGTGGCAAAGGTTTCAGATTTTGGACTATCAAAAATTGGCCCCAATGTTGTTGCAATAAAACGAGCCAATCCATGTTCTCACCAAGGACTAAACGGGCCGTGATGGGTTTGGGCTGGGctcaactaaaaaaattatactatttATTAGTCTTGGGCTGAGCTGGGCCCAAAAAATggtctaaaattttgcccaagcccgactcGGACAAAATACTAAAACCCGGTCTGACTCGGcctgcccgtattaattttttattatttttaaatatatataatacatcaaaaatactaaaaacatcaaaataaatatttctcactaaattgaaaataaatgcatccaaaataataaaaaattaacaaatgtctttaaaataataacaaaattaataagaaaataagttttatacaatatccaaacaacaacaacaaaatagtaataatataatagtaaaatggtagtaaaatagggagaaaacaacaagaaaataacatttaaaaataaacataaaaatacagattttttatcctttagtgaattcgggc
It includes:
- the LOC107892607 gene encoding uncharacterized protein isoform X2, with amino-acid sequence MESSRNAIEASSPATSPLEKETTPATSPPEKVTTAATSPPEKGTTPATSPPENETTPATSPPEKETTPVTFPPEKVTTSSTSPLEKVTTPATATSPPEKVTTPATATSPPAKETTPATSPPAKETTPATSPLEKVTTSEKKSPVSEFLNRLSPIMPSRARASLRNQRLSEFSFTSISSLVNSPPLNAHQRPICLSFVERDEIGGSSSNGHNQDDSMIKNGEYWAPHGETRGACFNTSEVTTEKTKDNANDGVVEISGDERWCRMLDFSSKNIPEHVESDEFLEHVSQGFDSQPTFLGGNQGMSIPLPSYILPLNHHPFISPAGGVVPLNHHPFISPAGRVSDHVDSDHQGGRVPEKMEDSQEMSFLHLLRSKQFADRVDQQSKSQVSSKGERNKETFPVKIPAWKHCNCIRSRCVKLYCECFAAGIYCDNCACQNCLNNPDYDDTVLDTRQQIELRDPLAFASPVVFPSNDSPNVTGHGNLMNAGSPRHRRGCKCKRTKCLKKYCDCYRAEVGCSAICNCEDCDNSFGKKPGRYKINVPLS
- the LOC107892607 gene encoding protein tesmin/TSO1-like CXC 3 isoform X1, whose amino-acid sequence is MESSRNAIEASSPATSPLEKETTPATSPPEKVTTAATSPPEKGTTPATSPPENETTPATSPPEKETTPVTFPPEKVTTSSTSPLEKVTTPATATSPPEKVTTPATATSPPAKETTPATSPPAKETTPATSPLEKVTTSEKKSPVSEFLNRLSPIMPSRARASLRNQRLSEFSFTSISSLVNSPPLNAHQRPICLSFVERDEIGGSSSNGHNQDDSMIKNGEYWAPHGETRGACFNTSEVTTEKTKDNANDGVVEISGDERWRRMLDFSNGHNQGDSMIKNGEYWAPHDETRGACFNASEVTTEKTKDNANDGVVEISGDERWCRMLDFSSKNIPEHVESDEFLEHVSQGFDSQPTFLGGNQGMSIPLPSYILPLNHHPFISPAGGVVPLNHHPFISPAGRVSDHVDSDHQGGRVPEKMEDSQEMSFLHLLRSKQFADRVDQQSKSQVSSKGERNKETFPVKIPAWKHCNCIRSRCVKLYCECFAAGIYCDNCACQNCLNNPDYDDTVLDTRQQIELRDPLAFASPVVFPSNDSPNVTGHGNLMNAGSPRHRRGCKCKRTKCLKKYCDCYRAEVGCSAICNCEDCDNSFGKKPGRYKINVPLS
- the LOC107892607 gene encoding putative mediator of RNA polymerase II transcription subunit 26 isoform X3, whose translation is MESSRNAIEASSPATSPLEKETTPATSPPEKVTTAATSPPEKGTTPATSPPENETTPATSPPEKETTPVTFPPEKVTTSSTSPLEKVTTPATATSPPEKVTTPATATSPPAKETTPATSPPAKETTPATSPLEKVTTSEKKSPVSEFLNRLSPIMPSRARASLRNQRLSEFSFTSISSLVNSPPLNAHQRPICLSFVERDEIGGSSSNGHNQDDSMIKNGEYWAPHGETRGACFNTSEVTTEKTKDNANDGVVEISGDERWRRMLDFSNGHNQGDSMIKNGEYWAPHDETRGACFNASEVTTEKTKDNANDGVVEISGDERWCRMLDFSSKNIPEHVESDEFLEHVSQGFDSQPTFLGGNQGMSIPLPSYILPLNHHPFISPAGGVVPLNHHPFISPAGRVSDHVDSDHQGGRVPEKMEDSQEMSFLHLLRSKQFADRVDQQSKSQVSSKGERNKETFPVKIPAWKHCNCIRSRCVKLRDLLR